The DNA sequence TCGGCGTTAGATATATGATGCCCAAAATTACAAACGGCAGCTGAATAAAGGTAAGCAAAGTAATGAGTTTAGGCTTCGAAAAAGCGTATATTAACAAATTAACAGACGGCACCGACAACATAAAAGGAATAGATCCGGCAATAAGCCATTTTAATAAACCACTTGCAACACTGTACTTGTCACCAAAAAACGCTATCACATACGGAGATACTACGATTCCCGCAAGCAGACCAAAACACATGAGTACAGTCAACCATACAGTCTTCATGAAATATTTTTTTAAGTCATTACTTTTCAAACTGGCATATCTCGGAGCTAACACTCTCGCAAAACTTCCGGCAAGAAGCGGAATTCCAAACGACAATTGTCTTGCGGCAGAAAATATCCCTGTTTGGTAGGGCGTCAAAACTTGCAGTAATAAAATCGTATCAATTCGCCCATTTACGGCACCAGCGATACGTGACAACGCCATCCAAGAAGAAAAGTTAACAAACCCCTTCTCGATATTTTTATAATTAATACGAAAAACTACCTGTGTTTTTTGCCAAAAGAAAGCAATAATAAAGGAAATAATATAGCTACCTGCATATACCATCATCGTATTTATTAACGTCAAGCCAAAGAATGACGACATCATTAAAGTTAGTGCAAGTCTGATTCCACCAATCAACATACTCAAAAGTGCTGATAATCCAAAATTTTTCTGCGATTGAAAAACTTGTATTTGAAAATCGACAATTAGAAAACCTGCAATCGCCAAGGCCGAAAACACGGTAAGCATCTTTTCTTCTGACTTTAAAACAAATGATGAAATAACAGGCGACAACAAAGTAAGCACGACGATAAAAATACAAGCCGAAATAATACGTATTGCAAATACCGTATTTAGAGTTTCTTGTGCTTTGTCAAACT is a window from the Candidatus Woesebacteria bacterium genome containing:
- a CDS encoding oligosaccharide flippase family protein, whose product is MITKIRNIILSNTFKDTAVLFMGSIIASLFTIMFTILAGRELGPELFGIISAALSFIAIMIAIGDMGLGSTLFRYVSNYLKEKKFDKAQETLNTVFAIRIISACIFIVVLTLLSPVISSFVLKSEEKMLTVFSALAIAGFLIVDFQIQVFQSQKNFGLSALLSMLIGGIRLALTLMMSSFFGLTLINTMMVYAGSYIISFIIAFFWQKTQVVFRINYKNIEKGFVNFSSWMALSRIAGAVNGRIDTILLLQVLTPYQTGIFSAARQLSFGIPLLAGSFARVLAPRYASLKSNDLKKYFMKTVWLTVLMCFGLLAGIVVSPYVIAFFGDKYSVASGLLKWLIAGSIPFMLSVPSVNLLIYAFSKPKLITLLTFIQLPFVILGIIYLTPTRGVFAPVIVGGLSNLFLFIATYVCVIYEFNKSK